The DNA region GAACATCGGCACCGTCGCGATCAAGGCGCAGCTCGAAGAGGCCGGCGCCGACCCCGAGTCGATCGAACTGGTCGAGATGCCGTACCCCGACATGCAGGCCGCGCTGGACCGCGGCGACGTCGACGCCATCTGGCAGGTCGAACCGTTCCAGGCCAGCGCTGAGGCCGCGGGGATGCGCAAGATCGCAGACCTGTTCACCGGACCCGTCGCCGACATGCCCGTTGCTGGCTGGGTCACCACCCAGCAGTTCGCCCAGGAGAACCCCGACGCCGTCGCCGCGGTACAGGACGCTCTGGCCGCCTCTGCCGACGACCTGCGCGACGACCGCGAGCAGATCGTCGAGCTCGTGCCGACCTACACCGAGATGGATGCGGCCGTTGTCGAGAGCGTGGCGCTGCCGGAGTGGAGCAGCGAGCTCGACGCCGAGGTCCTGCAGGAGATGACCGACCTGATGGAGCAGTACGGCGTCATCGCCGAGGAGTTCGACGTCGAGACGATGATGCCCTGATGGCGGCAGCGACCACCTCAGCCGCCGCGGGCACCCGGCTCAGTCTGCGACTGCCGACCACCGCTGGGGCCCGCGGCGCCGCGGGGTTGCTGGGTCTCGTGCTCCTGATCGAAGGACTTCCCCGCCTCGGTGTCGTCGACGCTGCGTACTTCCCGCCCTTCACCGAGATGCTGTCCGCCCTCCGCGAGGAGGCCGCGACGTCGAGCTTCTGGTCCTCCCTCGGCGACACGGTCCGTGGCTGGGCTCTCGGCCTCGCCATTGCCGTGATCGCCGGATGTGCCGTCGGCATGGTCATCGGCATGTCCTCGTTCCTTCGGGCGGCCACCGCGACCACGATCGAGTTCCTCCGCCCGATCCCGTCGGTCGCGCTCATCCCGGTGGTCGTGCTCCTCTACGGCACCAGCATGGTCTCCACACTGCTGCTGGTCGTCTACGCGAGCTTCTGGCAGATCGTGGTGCAGGTGATGTACGGCGTGCAGGACATCGACCCGGTCGCCGCCGAGACTGCTCGCTCCTACAGGTTCAGCCGCATCGGCCGGACCCGGCATGTCGTGTGGCCGACGACCCTGCCGTATGCGATCACCGGCTTCCGGCTGGCGGCAGCGGTGGCGCTCATCCTGGAGGTCACCGGCGAGCTGGTGATCGGCTCACCGGGCCTGGGCAACGACATCGCTTTGGCCCAGTCCGCCGGTGCAGTCGACACGATGTACGCGCTG from Nocardioides sambongensis includes:
- a CDS encoding ABC transporter substrate-binding protein — translated: MMRFTLPSSARKGALALTAVALTSTLSACGGDDAEAADPTVKISYFPLVHTATAVNAEESGLFEEEGVEVELLPSAGGAQAIPSLMAGDYDITYTNYSSAILAAQQGLPIVFVAGNDVGASDHGIFVAADSPIKDVADLEGGTFAVNNLQNIGTVAIKAQLEEAGADPESIELVEMPYPDMQAALDRGDVDAIWQVEPFQASAEAAGMRKIADLFTGPVADMPVAGWVTTQQFAQENPDAVAAVQDALAASADDLRDDREQIVELVPTYTEMDAAVVESVALPEWSSELDAEVLQEMTDLMEQYGVIAEEFDVETMMP
- a CDS encoding ABC transporter permease, encoding MAAATTSAAAGTRLSLRLPTTAGARGAAGLLGLVLLIEGLPRLGVVDAAYFPPFTEMLSALREEAATSSFWSSLGDTVRGWALGLAIAVIAGCAVGMVIGMSSFLRAATATTIEFLRPIPSVALIPVVVLLYGTSMVSTLLLVVYASFWQIVVQVMYGVQDIDPVAAETARSYRFSRIGRTRHVVWPTTLPYAITGFRLAAAVALILEVTGELVIGSPGLGNDIALAQSAGAVDTMYALVLVTGLLGVTVNLLARAVEHRALHWHPSVRGVTA